In Candidatus Paceibacterota bacterium, a genomic segment contains:
- a CDS encoding endonuclease Q family protein has protein sequence MRYIADFHIHSKYSRATSQKTDLENLEKWAKTKGISILGTGDFTHPEWLREIKEKLEPVEEGLFKLKGSDGKVKFILTTELSCIYTKNDKVRKIHIMIFSPSIKAIERINTQLSWTSNLKSDGRPILGMDAKDLAKLVFNSSPECLIVPAHIWTPWFSLFGSRSGFDTIEECFEDLAPNIFALETGLSSDPEMNWRLSALDKYTLISNSDSHSPQKLGREANIFEGENINYQIIADGIKKGGKEKSQFNLIKTIEFFPEEGKYHFDGHRNCEVRLSPEERKSHGGICPVCRRPLTVGVLSRVDELADRELGYKPKTAVPFVKIVPLPEIIAEVFGKSSANSKFVDNEYQSLISNFGSEFDILLDVSIEEIKKISPEIAEGIEIVRNQNIKILPGYDGEFGKVSLFEAEEEKKAAQNTLF, from the coding sequence ATGCGATATATTGCAGATTTTCACATTCATTCAAAATACTCAAGAGCCACATCTCAAAAAACCGATCTTGAAAATCTTGAAAAGTGGGCAAAGACAAAAGGCATTTCTATCTTAGGAACTGGCGATTTTACGCATCCAGAGTGGCTTCGAGAAATAAAAGAAAAATTAGAGCCCGTTGAAGAAGGACTTTTTAAATTAAAAGGAAGTGATGGAAAAGTGAAATTTATTTTAACGACAGAACTGAGCTGTATTTATACAAAAAATGACAAGGTTAGGAAAATTCACATAATGATTTTTTCTCCTTCTATTAAAGCAATTGAAAGAATTAACACCCAGCTTTCATGGACTTCAAATCTAAAGTCCGATGGCAGACCAATTTTAGGAATGGATGCAAAGGATCTTGCAAAACTTGTTTTTAATTCTTCCCCCGAATGCTTAATTGTTCCGGCCCACATTTGGACTCCTTGGTTTTCTTTATTCGGTTCGCGTTCTGGTTTTGATACTATTGAAGAATGTTTTGAGGATTTAGCTCCTAATATTTTTGCCTTAGAGACTGGACTTTCTTCGGATCCGGAGATGAATTGGCGACTGTCCGCGCTTGATAAATATACTTTAATTTCAAATTCTGATAGCCATTCACCGCAAAAACTTGGCAGAGAAGCTAACATTTTTGAGGGAGAAAATATTAACTATCAGATTATAGCAGATGGAATTAAAAAAGGAGGCAAAGAAAAAAGCCAATTTAACTTAATAAAAACCATTGAATTTTTTCCAGAAGAGGGGAAATACCATTTTGACGGTCATAGAAATTGTGAGGTGCGTTTATCCCCGGAAGAAAGAAAAAGTCATGGTGGAATTTGTCCCGTGTGCAGAAGGCCTTTAACTGTTGGTGTTCTATCCCGGGTTGATGAATTAGCAGATAGGGAATTAGGTTATAAGCCCAAAACAGCAGTCCCTTTTGTTAAAATTGTTCCTTTACCAGAGATAATTGCAGAAGTCTTTGGTAAAAGTTCTGCAAATTCAAAGTTTGTTGACAACGAATATCAGTCATTAATTAGTAATTTTGGCAGTGAGTTTGATATTTTACTTGATGTTTCAATTGAAGAAATCAAAAAAATCTCACCTGAAATTGCAGAAGGGATTGAAATTGTAAGAAATCAAAATATTAAGATCTTACCAGGATATGATGGGGAATTTGGCAAAGTAAGCCTTTTTGAAGCAGAAGAAGAAAAAAAAGCCGCTCAAAACACCTTATTTTAA
- the metG gene encoding methionine--tRNA ligase produces the protein MKKKFYITTSIAYTNAPPHIGFALEAIQADVLARYHRLLGDNVFFLTGTDEHGSKIERAAKEAGKTPEQFTNEISEKFQNLKDALNISNNDFIRTTDRKRHWPTVERVWKQLLGKGDIYKKKYKGLYCVGCEAFVKEKDLVDGKCPNHQKEPEIIEEENYFFRLSEYSKQVKEEIEKGDIKIIPETRENEILSFIDQGIEDISVSRSKEKLKWGIPVPGDPDQIIYVWFEALLNYLYPKDRWPADVHCVGKDIFRFHALMWPAMLIALDLPRPKNILVHGFINVNGQKMSKSLGNIVDPFELVSKYGTDAVRYFLLREIPSTEDGDFTYEKFEERYNSDLARGLGNLVARVLKLTDGDNKPRIKNDGLKRKIEEIEKNYKNSLENFRFNDALAEIWELISVCDKYIEQKKPWETKDKEVICDLLYAISKISEFLQPFLPKTSEKILDQLKEKRGKSLFLRI, from the coding sequence ATGAAAAAGAAATTCTACATAACAACAAGTATTGCCTATACAAATGCTCCTCCGCACATTGGTTTTGCATTAGAGGCAATTCAGGCAGATGTTTTGGCAAGATATCATCGTTTATTAGGAGATAACGTTTTCTTTTTAACAGGCACTGACGAGCACGGCTCTAAAATTGAAAGAGCTGCCAAGGAAGCCGGCAAGACACCCGAGCAATTTACAAATGAAATTTCAGAAAAATTTCAAAATCTTAAAGACGCCTTAAATATTTCAAATAATGATTTTATAAGAACAACTGACAGAAAAAGACACTGGCCAACAGTTGAAAGAGTCTGGAAGCAATTATTAGGGAAAGGAGATATTTATAAAAAAAAGTATAAAGGACTTTATTGTGTAGGATGTGAAGCGTTTGTAAAAGAAAAAGACTTAGTTGATGGGAAATGTCCGAATCACCAAAAAGAGCCAGAAATAATTGAAGAAGAAAATTATTTCTTTCGTCTTTCAGAATATTCAAAGCAAGTTAAAGAAGAAATAGAAAAGGGTGATATAAAAATTATTCCAGAAACAAGGGAAAATGAAATCTTAAGCTTCATCGATCAGGGCATTGAAGATATTAGTGTTTCACGTTCAAAAGAGAAATTAAAATGGGGTATCCCTGTTCCTGGAGATCCTGACCAGATAATTTATGTTTGGTTTGAAGCATTATTAAATTATCTTTATCCAAAAGATCGTTGGCCGGCAGATGTTCATTGTGTTGGAAAAGATATTTTTAGATTTCATGCCTTAATGTGGCCGGCAATGTTGATTGCCTTGGATTTACCAAGACCAAAAAATATACTGGTCCATGGATTTATTAATGTTAATGGACAGAAAATGTCAAAGAGTCTGGGAAATATTGTAGATCCTTTCGAGTTAGTTTCTAAATATGGTACTGATGCTGTTCGTTATTTTCTCTTGCGTGAGATTCCATCAACTGAAGATGGTGATTTTACTTACGAGAAGTTTGAAGAAAGATATAATTCTGATCTTGCGAGGGGCCTTGGGAACTTAGTTGCAAGGGTTTTAAAATTAACAGATGGCGACAATAAACCAAGGATAAAAAATGATGGACTTAAAAGAAAAATTGAGGAAATAGAAAAAAATTATAAGAATTCTTTGGAAAATTTCAGATTTAATGATGCTTTGGCAGAAATTTGGGAACTAATCAGTGTTTGCGATAAATATATTGAACAAAAAAAACCCTGGGAGACAAAAGACAAAGAGGTTATTTGTGACCTTTTATATGCTATTTCAAAAATTTCAGAATTTTTACAACCATTTTTACCAAAAACTTCAGAAAAGATATTGGACCAATTAAAAGAAAAAAGAGGAAAATCTCTTTTTCTGAGAATTTAG
- a CDS encoding TatD family hydrolase, whose protein sequence is MLIDTHAHLNFVSYDEDRDGVIKKSLENDIWMINVGTNYLTSKKAVEIANKNEEGVFASVGLHPINLETGLIKIYRDKNEINDDFSFEKEFDYQKYGELILKSQKKVVAVGEIGFDYWSKPKTKKKMNEFREQQIKLFRKEVSLAREFELPLILHCRLGYEDLIEELSRIKHKFGGVLHCFCGNWKEAEAFLEMGYYIGFNGIIFKLKLDDIIKKTPLERMLVETDCPFLTPPKIKKERNEPVNIKYIVEKIAKVKNVKNAEIERITTENANKLFNLL, encoded by the coding sequence ATGTTAATAGATACACACGCACATCTTAATTTTGTTTCTTACGATGAAGATAGGGACGGAGTGATAAAAAAATCATTAGAGAACGATATCTGGATGATTAATGTTGGCACAAACTATCTAACTTCAAAAAAAGCGGTTGAGATAGCAAATAAAAATGAAGAAGGTGTTTTTGCTTCCGTAGGTCTTCATCCAATAAATTTAGAAACAGGATTGATTAAGATATATCGTGATAAAAACGAAATAAATGACGATTTTTCTTTTGAAAAAGAATTTGATTATCAAAAATACGGAGAGCTAATTTTAAAAAGTCAGAAAAAAGTAGTTGCTGTTGGAGAAATTGGTTTTGATTACTGGTCAAAACCAAAGACAAAGAAAAAAATGAATGAGTTTAGAGAACAGCAAATAAAACTTTTCAGGAAGGAGGTTAGTCTTGCAAGGGAATTTGAGTTACCCTTGATTTTGCATTGTCGTCTCGGATATGAAGATTTAATTGAAGAACTTTCAAGAATAAAACATAAATTCGGCGGAGTTTTGCATTGTTTTTGCGGAAACTGGAAAGAAGCTGAAGCATTTCTTGAAATGGGTTATTATATTGGTTTTAATGGTATAATTTTTAAATTAAAACTTGACGATATTATTAAAAAAACGCCATTGGAAAGAATGTTAGTTGAAACTGATTGTCCCTTTTTGACCCCACCAAAAATTAAAAAGGAAAGGAATGAGCCAGTTAATATAAAATATATCGTAGAAAAGATTGCAAAAGTTAAAAATGTCAAAAATGCAGAGATAGAAAGGATTACAACCGAAAATGCAAATAAATTATTTAATCTTTTGTAA
- a CDS encoding DUF2207 domain-containing protein has protein sequence MRKIFFRYFLSLLIAALFFMPFFVFAENINSFNQKIQIKENSDIAVEETIIYNFDAQMRHGIYRYIPYKYKTDKGTIKLDIKIRKVIDEKGKVYKYETGSEGNNVYVKIGDPNSTVTGVKTYKITYNISGAVNFFEEHDELYWNVTGDEWKIPINLASASVTLPKEIKEENWKLACFTGKYGSKESACEKKIVSGKEVIFKTKRILNTYEGLTIVVGWPKNITKEPTVLQKLGKFLANNFLIFLPFVVFPWFFFLWRKKGKDPEGRGTIIAEYEPPKGVGPVEAEAVVKEGVENKGITATIIDLARKGSFKIKEVENKKLGVFKSKDWELIKQDNFSEEKLSIYEKDLVNGLFGGSGSISLSDLKKSTSLPTKIQDFKSMVMDSVVKKGYFSEKPSKAISKAIFKGMFLIGVFVAPMIILARTTGLNIISIIVSGLIVVLFGRAMPKLTKEGREVKDKLLGFKEFLSVVEKDRAKFHFSPEANPEKFADYLPYAIVFGVEKEWAKLFEGIEIPKPEWYEGTWVGGYTAFAMANSISSFDSGFSSSMRGASAAASGSSGFSGGGGFSGGGFGGGGGGSW, from the coding sequence ATGCGAAAGATATTTTTTAGATATTTTTTATCATTATTAATTGCGGCTTTATTTTTTATGCCGTTTTTTGTTTTTGCAGAAAATATCAACTCTTTTAATCAGAAAATTCAAATTAAAGAGAATTCTGATATAGCAGTTGAAGAGACCATAATTTATAATTTTGACGCTCAAATGCGCCATGGAATCTATAGATATATTCCTTATAAATATAAAACCGATAAAGGAACCATAAAACTAGATATAAAAATAAGGAAAGTTATTGATGAGAAGGGGAAGGTGTATAAATATGAGACAGGAAGCGAAGGTAATAATGTTTATGTAAAAATTGGGGATCCTAACAGCACAGTTACCGGAGTTAAAACTTACAAAATTACATATAATATTTCTGGTGCGGTTAATTTTTTTGAAGAACACGATGAACTTTATTGGAATGTCACGGGGGACGAATGGAAAATTCCAATAAATTTAGCAAGCGCAAGCGTAACTTTACCAAAAGAGATAAAAGAAGAAAATTGGAAGCTTGCTTGCTTCACCGGTAAATATGGTTCAAAAGAATCAGCATGTGAGAAAAAAATTGTTTCAGGAAAAGAAGTGATATTTAAGACAAAAAGAATTCTTAATACTTATGAAGGATTAACTATAGTTGTTGGTTGGCCAAAAAACATTACAAAAGAACCAACAGTATTACAAAAACTCGGGAAATTTCTAGCTAATAATTTTTTAATTTTCTTGCCTTTTGTTGTTTTTCCTTGGTTTTTCTTTTTATGGCGCAAGAAAGGAAAAGATCCAGAAGGTAGGGGAACAATTATCGCAGAGTATGAGCCGCCAAAAGGAGTAGGACCCGTTGAGGCAGAAGCAGTTGTAAAAGAAGGAGTGGAAAATAAGGGCATTACAGCTACAATCATTGACCTTGCAAGAAAAGGATCTTTTAAAATTAAAGAAGTTGAAAATAAAAAGTTAGGGGTTTTTAAATCAAAAGATTGGGAATTAATAAAACAAGATAATTTTTCAGAAGAGAAATTATCAATTTACGAGAAAGATCTTGTAAATGGTTTATTTGGTGGTTCCGGGAGCATCAGTTTATCTGATCTTAAAAAAAGTACAAGTTTACCTACAAAGATTCAAGATTTTAAAAGTATGGTGATGGACTCAGTGGTTAAGAAGGGTTATTTTTCTGAAAAACCATCAAAGGCCATATCAAAAGCGATTTTTAAAGGGATGTTTTTAATAGGTGTTTTTGTCGCCCCAATGATTATTTTGGCACGCACAACAGGATTAAATATTATAAGCATAATTGTCTCTGGCTTAATTGTTGTTCTTTTCGGACGGGCTATGCCAAAGCTTACAAAAGAAGGTAGAGAGGTTAAAGACAAATTACTTGGCTTTAAAGAGTTTTTATCAGTTGTTGAGAAAGATAGGGCAAAATTTCATTTCTCGCCCGAAGCCAATCCTGAAAAATTTGCAGATTATTTACCCTATGCTATTGTTTTTGGGGTTGAGAAAGAATGGGCAAAACTTTTTGAAGGTATTGAAATTCCAAAACCCGAATGGTATGAGGGAACTTGGGTTGGAGGTTATACCGCCTTTGCAATGGCAAATAGTATTTCCAGTTTCGACTCCGGTTTTTCTTCTTCAATGAGAGGAGCGAGCGCTGCAGCTTCTGGGAGTTCTGGATTCAGCGGCGGCGGCGGATTTTCTGGCGGAGGATTTGGTGGCGGCGGTGGCGGAAGCTGGTAA